In Aegilops tauschii subsp. strangulata cultivar AL8/78 chromosome 3, Aet v6.0, whole genome shotgun sequence, one genomic interval encodes:
- the LOC141042813 gene encoding uncharacterized protein — MPHNIITDNGMNFANGALASFCAAHGIRLDLASVSHPQSNDQVERANCLILSGDHPNGIEFDSPRVTLYTEAEAKEAREDVVDLLEEARLLELSRSAIYHQNLCPYHNKKIKPRAFREGNLVLRLIHRTVGQHKLSAPWEGPFIVSKALGNDSYYLIDEQKPRARKRDTAGQELERPWNANLLRPFYS, encoded by the exons atgccgcacaacatcatcaccgacaacggcatgaACTTCGCCAATGGCGCCTTGGCTAGTTTCTGCGCGGCACATGGCATCCGACTGGATCTCGCATCGGTTTCTcacccgcagtcaaacgaccAGGTGGAGCGGGCAAACTGCCTCATTCTATCCG GTGATCATCCCAATGgtatcgagttcgactcgcctcgcgTCACCCTGTACACGGAGGCGGAAGCAAAGGAGGCACGCGAAGACGTCGTCGATCTGCTTGAAGAGGCCCGGCTGCTGgaactcagccggtccgccatctaccaccAGAACCTGTGCCCCTACCACAACAAGAAGATCAAGCCGCGTGCTTTTCGTGAGGGCAACCTCGTGCTCCGACTGATCCACCGAACAgtcggccagcacaagctctcggctcCTTGGGAGGGGcccttcatcgtcagcaaggcCCTGGGCAATGATTCCTACTATCTAATCGATGAACAGAAGCCCAGGGCACGCAAGAGGGACACAGCCGGCCAAGAGTTGGAGCGTCCATGGAATGCGAACCTTCTCCGCCcgttttacagttga